The proteins below come from a single Candidatus Flexicrinis affinis genomic window:
- a CDS encoding SDR family oxidoreductase → MDLGLKGRVMLAAGASKGLGYGIAQALARDGARVSICSRSEADINAAADKLRADTGAEVIATACDVRKMDEIERWVTSTVEQWGTIDGLLVNAGGPPAGFFSELTDEQWQAAFELTLLSSIRMIRAALPHMQAGSAILAITSSSVQEPIERLGLSTVMRSGVTGLVKTLADELAPKRIRINTIVPGRIDTDRVTQLDQISANRSGKSLDEVRRGWESAIPFGRYGTIEEFGAAGAFLLSPAAAYITGTDIRVDGGKGRII, encoded by the coding sequence ATGGATTTGGGACTCAAGGGCCGCGTCATGCTGGCAGCCGGCGCGAGCAAAGGTCTAGGTTACGGCATTGCGCAGGCGCTCGCGCGTGACGGCGCGCGGGTCTCGATATGCAGCCGAAGCGAAGCGGACATCAACGCCGCCGCCGACAAGCTGCGCGCAGATACCGGTGCCGAGGTTATCGCTACTGCTTGCGACGTTCGCAAGATGGACGAGATCGAACGCTGGGTGACGTCAACGGTCGAGCAATGGGGCACGATCGACGGCCTGCTGGTGAACGCTGGCGGGCCGCCGGCGGGCTTCTTTAGCGAGCTGACCGACGAGCAGTGGCAGGCTGCGTTTGAGTTGACGCTGCTCAGCAGCATCCGCATGATTCGCGCTGCCCTGCCCCACATGCAGGCCGGTTCGGCCATTCTGGCGATCACGTCTTCGTCGGTGCAGGAACCGATCGAACGGCTCGGCCTGTCAACCGTCATGCGCTCGGGTGTCACCGGGCTGGTTAAGACGCTGGCCGACGAATTGGCCCCGAAGCGCATCCGCATCAACACCATCGTCCCGGGCCGCATCGACACCGATCGCGTCACGCAGCTCGACCAGATCTCCGCCAACCGCTCCGGCAAGTCGCTCGACGAGGTGCGGCGCGGTTGGGAGTCGGCGATCCCGTTCGGGCGCTATGGCACGATCGAAGAGTTCGGTGCGGCGGGCGCATTCCTGCTGTCACCCGCAGCGGCATACATCACGGGAACCGACATCCGGGTCGACGGCGGCAAGGGCCGGATCATCTAG
- a CDS encoding dihydrodipicolinate synthase family protein, which translates to MGSSITGIFNILATPFTPEGDVDHVSLSRLVDFQIKLGVAGLTALGVLGEAAKLTVDERRAVMDAVFSANNGRVNVVIGTSHKDLDTCIELSKAAQNAGANGVMIAPPPMNNPTDDDIVALYCRIAEQIDIPIVVQDFPPVNNITMTPAMLAALAETVPNCRTIKLEDPPLMQKITAIRAATDRYDILGGLGGMFLLEELKRGAAGTMTGFAFNEVLLAVYHAFKAGNEARAERIFDHFLPLIRFENQPVINLPIRKLLLQLRGAIAHPGLRQPYAPIDQGTRDEVHWILKRVGIDDPTAVINFDSF; encoded by the coding sequence ATGGGTTCTTCGATTACCGGAATCTTCAATATTCTGGCAACACCGTTTACGCCGGAAGGTGACGTCGACCACGTCAGTCTATCACGACTTGTCGATTTTCAGATTAAGCTCGGCGTGGCGGGCCTGACTGCCCTCGGCGTCCTCGGAGAAGCCGCGAAACTCACTGTCGACGAGCGCCGCGCCGTCATGGACGCGGTGTTCAGTGCCAACAACGGGCGCGTGAACGTCGTGATCGGCACGAGCCACAAAGACCTCGACACGTGCATCGAACTCAGCAAGGCCGCACAAAATGCCGGCGCTAACGGTGTCATGATCGCGCCTCCGCCGATGAACAACCCCACCGATGACGACATCGTCGCGCTGTACTGCCGGATCGCGGAACAGATTGACATCCCGATCGTCGTGCAGGACTTTCCGCCGGTGAACAACATCACCATGACTCCGGCGATGCTCGCCGCGCTGGCCGAGACCGTTCCCAACTGCCGCACCATCAAGTTGGAAGACCCGCCGCTGATGCAGAAGATCACCGCGATCCGCGCCGCCACCGACCGCTACGACATCCTCGGCGGTTTGGGTGGCATGTTTCTGCTCGAAGAACTAAAGCGCGGCGCCGCTGGCACCATGACCGGATTCGCTTTTAACGAAGTGCTGCTGGCGGTTTATCACGCGTTCAAGGCGGGCAACGAAGCACGGGCCGAACGCATTTTCGACCACTTCCTGCCGCTGATCCGCTTCGAGAACCAACCCGTCATCAACCTGCCCATCCGCAAGCTGCTGCTGCAACTGCGCGGCGCGATCGCGCATCCGGGCCTGCGTCAACCGTACGCGCCCATCGATCAAGGCACGCGTGACGAGGTACACTGGATCCTCAAGCGGGTCGGCATCGACGACCCGACCGCAGTGATCAACTTCGACTCGTTCTGA
- a CDS encoding GntR family transcriptional regulator, whose protein sequence is MAENTKASTMHIDNNPLRERIADILRELIVEGQLKPGEAIIEMELASRLGVSRAPLREALQILNTEGLIEIIPYHKTTVRKLTRRDITELYSLRSALEGFALRQIIKQGDPEAVEKLQGLYDEMVGAADSGEAALASKLDHEFHTAIIRLSNHNLLNQMWNNVSQRVRQVLALRDMRRTDIRKIARSHKVLIDSIVEGDPHKAEDLVDAHIMDASALIVKIWEDHETEPS, encoded by the coding sequence ATGGCTGAAAACACGAAGGCCTCTACGATGCACATCGACAATAATCCGCTAAGGGAGCGGATTGCCGATATCCTCCGCGAACTGATTGTCGAGGGCCAGTTGAAGCCGGGCGAAGCTATCATTGAGATGGAGTTGGCATCGCGTCTAGGTGTGAGCCGGGCGCCGCTCCGCGAAGCCTTGCAGATCCTCAACACTGAGGGGCTAATCGAGATCATCCCGTACCACAAGACAACCGTGCGCAAACTGACGCGCCGCGACATCACCGAGCTGTACAGCTTGCGCAGTGCGCTCGAGGGGTTTGCGCTGCGACAGATCATCAAGCAAGGTGATCCTGAAGCCGTCGAGAAGCTGCAAGGCCTCTACGACGAGATGGTTGGTGCGGCGGACTCCGGCGAAGCGGCGCTTGCCAGCAAACTCGACCACGAGTTTCACACGGCGATCATCCGCCTGAGCAATCACAATCTCCTCAATCAGATGTGGAACAACGTGTCGCAGCGGGTGCGGCAGGTGCTTGCCCTGCGCGACATGCGCCGTACGGACATTCGCAAGATCGCGCGCAGCCACAAAGTGCTGATCGATTCGATCGTTGAAGGCGACCCACACAAGGCCGAGGACTTGGTTGACGCGCACATCATGGACGCCAGCGCGCTGATCGTGAAGATCTGGGAAGATCACGAGACCGAGCCGTCGTAG
- a CDS encoding DUF998 domain-containing protein: MSNWSRRLTIIPGYVGTTVLAIATLVTALTYIGPDDSRYSLMNYFVSELGHTQDSELAAVFNIALVFGALMLGLHLVGVGLRFRGFFRYVVAVSGAVVGIAGALVGVFPMDVNTNMHRLVALGFFEGSLLLLVVFSAFVGLTRQRAYPRWMALLAIPMLAANLVFLNELRVDGIDALAIAMTVREPFRLICASEWAVILFLLLWVVVMMFWRARQPD, encoded by the coding sequence ATGTCGAACTGGAGCCGCCGCCTCACCATCATCCCCGGGTACGTCGGCACGACCGTCCTCGCAATCGCAACGCTGGTCACGGCGCTGACCTACATTGGCCCTGACGATAGCCGTTATTCGCTGATGAACTATTTCGTCTCGGAGCTGGGCCACACGCAGGACAGCGAACTGGCCGCGGTCTTCAACATCGCGTTGGTCTTCGGCGCGCTGATGCTCGGCCTGCATCTGGTCGGAGTCGGACTGCGATTTCGGGGCTTCTTCCGGTATGTCGTGGCTGTCAGCGGCGCCGTGGTCGGGATCGCGGGCGCGCTGGTCGGCGTCTTCCCGATGGACGTCAACACCAACATGCACCGGCTCGTCGCGCTCGGCTTCTTCGAGGGATCGCTGCTGCTGCTTGTCGTGTTTTCCGCCTTCGTCGGGCTGACGCGCCAACGTGCTTATCCGCGCTGGATGGCACTGCTCGCAATCCCGATGCTCGCCGCCAACCTCGTCTTTCTCAACGAGCTGCGTGTAGACGGGATCGACGCGCTCGCGATTGCAATGACCGTGCGCGAGCCATTCCGGCTGATATGCGCGTCGGAGTGGGCGGTGATTCTGTTTCTGCTGCTGTGGGTCGTGGTGATGATGTTCTGGCGTGCGCGACAGCCCGACTAG
- a CDS encoding M20 family metallo-hydrolase, with amino-acid sequence MTDIMIDSTRIQSELETLAAFSDAPAPAVTRVLFTPVELSARAYIKQLMADAGLSVREDAVGNVFARWDGEDPGLPAIATGSHIDAIPYSGRYDGTVGVLGAIEAIRALKRAGYRPLRSIEVLMFTAEEPTRFGIGCLGSRALAGRLSPDALLALKDTHGIPFDEVRSHAGYTGDLTAVQLAPGHYHSFVELHIEQGPRLEASGVQIGIVNAIAAPATLRVVLHGSGGHAGTVLMPERRDALAAAAELILAVERTGRASESPDAVATVGLCHVYPGAVNSIASRVTLEIDIRDIDLASRDRMVEQVGAAAHAVAVAREIDIERTVLNADRPCYGDAVVVAAIRDAADETGSTHVELVSRAYHDTLFMAEICPVSMIFVPSRNGYSHRPDEYTPPEDIARGVDVLARTLVRLAAS; translated from the coding sequence ATGACCGACATCATGATTGACAGCACCAGAATCCAGTCCGAGCTCGAGACGCTCGCGGCCTTTTCCGACGCACCCGCGCCGGCCGTAACCCGCGTGCTGTTTACGCCAGTGGAGCTGTCTGCGCGCGCTTACATCAAGCAGTTGATGGCCGACGCGGGCCTGTCCGTGCGTGAGGATGCGGTCGGCAACGTGTTTGCGCGATGGGACGGCGAAGACCCCGGGCTGCCCGCCATAGCGACCGGCTCGCATATCGACGCGATCCCGTACAGCGGGCGGTATGACGGAACGGTTGGCGTCCTCGGCGCAATCGAGGCGATTCGTGCGCTGAAGCGCGCCGGATACCGGCCACTACGGTCGATCGAGGTGTTGATGTTCACAGCCGAGGAACCGACCCGTTTCGGGATCGGCTGTCTTGGCAGTCGGGCGCTGGCGGGAAGGCTTTCGCCGGACGCGCTGTTGGCACTCAAAGACACGCACGGCATCCCCTTCGACGAAGTCCGGTCGCACGCAGGCTATACCGGCGACTTGACAGCCGTACAGCTTGCGCCGGGGCACTATCACAGCTTTGTCGAGCTGCACATCGAGCAGGGGCCACGCCTCGAAGCGTCCGGCGTGCAGATCGGGATCGTGAACGCGATTGCCGCGCCCGCGACGCTGCGGGTGGTACTACATGGATCGGGCGGGCATGCCGGCACGGTGCTGATGCCCGAACGCCGTGACGCGCTTGCCGCCGCCGCCGAGCTGATCCTCGCCGTCGAGCGAACCGGACGCGCCAGTGAGTCACCGGATGCCGTCGCAACGGTCGGTCTGTGCCATGTTTACCCGGGTGCCGTCAACAGCATCGCAAGCCGCGTCACGCTTGAGATCGACATCCGCGATATCGACCTCGCCTCGCGCGATCGTATGGTGGAACAGGTGGGAGCCGCAGCACACGCTGTCGCCGTCGCCCGCGAGATCGATATCGAACGGACCGTCCTCAACGCCGACCGCCCGTGTTACGGCGACGCAGTAGTGGTCGCGGCGATCCGCGACGCGGCAGACGAGACCGGCAGCACGCACGTCGAACTGGTCAGCCGCGCTTACCACGATACGCTGTTCATGGCTGAAATCTGCCCGGTGTCGATGATCTTCGTACCGTCGCGGAACGGCTACAGCCACCGTCCCGACGAGTACACACCGCCAGAAGACATCGCGCGCGGCGTCGACGTGCTGGCACGAACGCTTGTGCGCTTGGCTGCATCATAG
- a CDS encoding (S)-ureidoglycine aminohydrolase: MKPFGSTRTVVQPNHALIAPDGHITADLPGWTGTQGIVLISPHMRGLPRFSQYIAVMADGAQSALPLPGVERFVFVLEGTIDAALDGSATTLVAEDFLYVPAGRSHTLSALSPARLMIFEKPYVPSRVTDTVPDPVAGHARAGDGTPFMGDEAARLRVLLPTDQRYDMAVNLFTFQPGAALPFVETHIMEHGLYLVEGQGIYRLDDQWYPIQAGDAIWMGSYCPQWFCAIGKTQSSYLYYKDVNRDALTVR, translated from the coding sequence ATGAAACCGTTCGGATCGACCCGCACCGTCGTTCAACCCAACCACGCGCTCATCGCGCCAGACGGGCACATCACCGCCGACCTGCCGGGCTGGACGGGCACGCAGGGTATCGTGCTGATCTCGCCGCACATGCGGGGGCTTCCGCGATTCAGCCAGTACATCGCCGTGATGGCCGATGGCGCGCAGTCTGCCCTACCGCTGCCGGGCGTCGAACGTTTTGTGTTCGTGCTTGAAGGCACGATCGACGCCGCGCTGGATGGCAGCGCGACTACATTGGTCGCCGAGGATTTTCTGTACGTGCCGGCGGGCCGGTCGCATACGCTGTCGGCGCTGTCGCCAGCGCGGCTGATGATCTTCGAGAAGCCGTACGTACCGTCTCGCGTGACGGATACTGTGCCCGATCCGGTCGCGGGTCACGCCCGCGCTGGCGACGGCACGCCGTTCATGGGCGACGAGGCGGCGCGCCTGCGCGTGCTGCTGCCGACCGATCAGCGGTACGACATGGCCGTCAACCTGTTTACGTTTCAGCCCGGCGCCGCGCTGCCGTTTGTCGAGACGCACATCATGGAGCACGGGCTGTATCTGGTCGAAGGTCAAGGCATCTACCGGCTTGACGATCAGTGGTACCCGATTCAGGCCGGGGACGCGATCTGGATGGGGTCGTACTGCCCGCAGTGGTTCTGCGCCATCGGCAAGACGCAGAGCAGCTACCTGTACTATAAAGACGTCAACCGCGATGCGCTCACGGTGAGGTGA
- the uraD gene encoding 2-oxo-4-hydroxy-4-carboxy-5-ureidoimidazoline decarboxylase, whose product MDLDTLNTLPSGQFLEAIGGPLEGETWLAARVVQRRPFADRDALIAAFADAIGAASADEKIRLLESHPELAVKVDRELSSASQREQASAGLDRLTPDEHDEFKLQNQAYRARFGFPFVICARENTKHSILAAFRQRLTHTREAEIENGAHEVFKILRLRLIDLIS is encoded by the coding sequence ATGGATCTCGACACGCTCAATACACTGCCAAGCGGGCAGTTCTTGGAAGCCATCGGCGGCCCGCTGGAAGGCGAGACGTGGCTTGCAGCGCGTGTCGTACAGCGCCGTCCGTTTGCCGATCGCGACGCGCTGATCGCGGCGTTCGCCGACGCCATCGGTGCGGCCAGCGCGGACGAGAAGATCCGTCTGCTCGAGTCGCATCCCGAACTGGCCGTCAAGGTGGACCGCGAACTCAGTTCCGCGTCGCAGCGTGAACAGGCATCTGCCGGCCTCGACCGCCTGACGCCGGACGAGCACGACGAGTTCAAGTTGCAGAATCAGGCGTACCGCGCGCGTTTCGGGTTCCCGTTCGTCATCTGCGCGCGAGAGAATACCAAGCACAGCATACTCGCCGCCTTTCGCCAGCGGCTCACGCACACCCGCGAGGCCGAAATCGAGAACGGCGCGCACGAGGTGTTCAAGATCCTGCGCCTCCGGCTGATCGACCTGATTTCCTGA
- the pucL gene encoding urate oxidase yields MKTRISYGKGNIALYRTGATPLRGLPSIPESPFTGSSSPLFAVDVQVEVFGDTFLPAYTVGDNSRVVPTATMTNFILQKARLYTGATLEGFLHFIGTQMLKQYADMESIRISGSELPFAAATITNDGGVASVPSDTTFAAVEGTKAYASLDLERDSSGGVKITAHECGRRDMKLVKLTGNAFAKFVHDEFTTLPERTDRLLYIYLDMGWHYADIEDAVQSDLRRYISARQVYDHIQHTFHDFVNMSIQHLVHEMGMRLLTRFPQMGEVWFNAQNRLWEVTAEAPGEDAKVYMDPRPPYGMISLHLSRENL; encoded by the coding sequence ATGAAGACACGCATTTCGTACGGCAAGGGCAACATCGCCTTGTATCGCACCGGCGCGACGCCGCTTCGCGGCCTGCCGTCGATCCCCGAATCGCCGTTCACCGGCAGCAGCAGCCCATTGTTCGCGGTCGACGTGCAGGTCGAGGTCTTTGGCGATACGTTCCTGCCTGCCTATACCGTGGGCGACAACTCGCGCGTGGTCCCGACCGCCACGATGACCAACTTCATCCTGCAGAAAGCGCGGCTGTACACCGGCGCGACGCTCGAAGGCTTCCTGCACTTCATCGGCACGCAGATGCTCAAGCAGTACGCCGACATGGAATCCATTCGCATCAGTGGCAGCGAACTGCCGTTTGCCGCCGCGACCATCACCAACGACGGCGGCGTCGCTTCGGTGCCGAGCGATACGACGTTCGCGGCGGTCGAAGGTACGAAGGCGTATGCCTCGCTCGACCTCGAGCGCGACAGCAGCGGCGGTGTAAAAATCACCGCGCACGAGTGCGGACGGCGCGACATGAAGCTCGTCAAGTTGACCGGCAATGCGTTCGCCAAGTTCGTACACGACGAGTTCACGACGCTTCCCGAAAGGACCGATCGCCTGCTGTACATCTACCTCGACATGGGCTGGCACTACGCCGATATCGAGGACGCCGTGCAAAGCGACCTTCGCCGCTACATTTCGGCGCGGCAGGTGTACGACCACATTCAGCACACGTTCCACGACTTCGTCAATATGTCGATTCAGCATCTGGTGCATGAAATGGGGATGCGCTTGCTGACTCGATTCCCGCAGATGGGCGAAGTGTGGTTCAACGCGCAGAACCGGCTGTGGGAGGTCACGGCGGAAGCGCCGGGCGAGGATGCCAAAGTGTATATGGACCCGCGCCCGCCCTACGGCATGATCTCGCTGCACTTGAGCCGCGAGAACCTGTAA
- the allB gene encoding allantoinase AllB, translating into MTDLIIRGARVVDATQDHVADVAIKDGTIEAVGPNLSQNAAAEKDASGLVLMPGGIDPHVHFNEPGRADWEGIATGSESLARGGVTTYFDMPLNSSPVTTTATAFDLKRQAIRAHSRVHGYLWGGLIPGSVDEMMGMSLLGAVGFKAFMSNSGLPEFPAVDDATLFAGMLRAAELGKIVAVHAENDSITAALAHEARSAGRVGVRAYLDSRPIIAELEAVQRALFFAGEAHCKLHVVHVSSGHAVELIARARADGLDVTCETCPHYLVLTDEDVERIGAAAKCAPPIRNAREQAALWTHLLSGAINMVASDHSPAPPEMKVSADFFAVWGGIAGCQSTLPLLLTYGYHQRGMRLSEIAAVTSRNVAERFGLRHKGRIMPGMDADLALVDIDATWRLAAADLAYRHSISPYVGMEMRGKVLGTWVKGVQVYGPSNHTRA; encoded by the coding sequence ATGACCGACCTGATCATTCGCGGGGCGCGGGTGGTCGACGCGACACAAGATCACGTCGCCGATGTGGCGATCAAAGACGGCACGATCGAGGCGGTCGGCCCGAACCTGTCGCAGAACGCCGCGGCGGAAAAGGATGCTTCCGGACTGGTGTTGATGCCGGGCGGCATCGACCCGCACGTGCACTTCAACGAGCCGGGACGGGCCGATTGGGAGGGCATCGCCACCGGATCGGAATCGCTGGCGCGCGGTGGTGTGACGACCTACTTCGACATGCCGCTGAACTCCAGCCCGGTTACGACCACCGCGACGGCCTTCGACCTCAAGCGGCAGGCGATCCGCGCGCACAGTCGTGTGCACGGATATCTGTGGGGCGGGTTGATCCCCGGCAGCGTCGACGAGATGATGGGCATGTCGCTGCTCGGCGCGGTCGGGTTCAAGGCATTCATGTCGAACAGCGGACTGCCCGAGTTTCCGGCAGTCGATGACGCGACGTTGTTCGCCGGGATGCTGCGCGCGGCCGAACTGGGCAAGATCGTTGCCGTACACGCCGAAAACGACTCGATCACGGCCGCGCTGGCGCACGAGGCGCGTTCGGCCGGGCGGGTTGGCGTGCGCGCATATCTCGACTCGCGGCCGATCATCGCCGAACTGGAGGCCGTGCAGCGCGCGCTGTTCTTCGCGGGCGAGGCGCACTGCAAGCTCCACGTCGTACACGTCAGCAGCGGGCATGCCGTCGAGCTGATCGCCCGCGCCCGCGCCGACGGCCTCGATGTCACGTGCGAAACGTGCCCGCACTATTTGGTGCTGACCGATGAGGACGTCGAGCGGATCGGGGCCGCGGCCAAGTGCGCGCCGCCAATCCGCAATGCGCGCGAACAGGCCGCGCTGTGGACGCATCTTCTCAGTGGCGCGATCAATATGGTCGCCTCCGATCACTCGCCGGCGCCGCCGGAGATGAAAGTCAGCGCGGACTTCTTCGCTGTATGGGGCGGGATTGCAGGCTGTCAGTCCACGCTGCCGCTGCTGCTGACCTACGGCTATCATCAGCGCGGCATGCGCCTCAGCGAAATTGCCGCCGTGACCTCGCGCAACGTCGCGGAACGTTTTGGCCTGCGCCACAAGGGGCGGATCATGCCGGGTATGGACGCCGACCTCGCGCTGGTGGACATTGACGCGACGTGGCGGCTCGCCGCCGCGGACCTCGCATACCGCCACTCGATCAGCCCGTATGTCGGGATGGAGATGCGCGGCAAGGTGCTCGGTACATGGGTGAAGGGAGTGCAGGTCTATGGGCCGTCTAACCACACACGTGCTTGA
- the uraH gene encoding hydroxyisourate hydrolase codes for MGRLTTHVLDTFHGRPANEMVIELWRIEGGLPVHVKNVTTNADGRVDGPLLDGDELTAGDYELLFHVREYFVLHSGSAGASPFLNRVPVRFTVWDATQHYHVPLLVTPWAYSTYRGS; via the coding sequence ATGGGCCGTCTAACCACACACGTGCTTGACACGTTCCACGGCCGGCCAGCCAACGAGATGGTCATCGAGCTTTGGCGCATAGAAGGCGGGCTGCCGGTGCACGTAAAAAACGTGACGACGAACGCCGACGGCCGCGTCGACGGGCCGCTGCTTGACGGCGACGAACTGACTGCTGGCGATTACGAACTGCTGTTCCACGTGCGCGAGTACTTCGTGCTCCACAGCGGCAGCGCCGGTGCGTCGCCGTTTCTCAATCGCGTGCCGGTGCGCTTCACCGTGTGGGACGCCACTCAACACTATCATGTGCCGCTGCTGGTCACGCCGTGGGCCTACAGCACCTATCGCGGTAGCTAA
- a CDS encoding Zn-dependent hydrolase gives MNINAERLLAAMDEQAAIGRTEDGGLSRMSLSDADLEVREWFAERARAGGLTVRTDGAGNQRAAFASPRPDAPTLLIGSHLDSVPNGGRFDGALGVVAGLEVALTLADARADLPFHVEVVNFTDEEGTRLGLLGSTAMCGILTGETLDSVRLGCAELDAALERVGGSCDTALSAQRDFSDVVGYFEVHIEQGTRLERAGVDVGVVTAIVGIRSYWLTFGGQAAHAGTRPIPDRRDAFMGAAQFGLEARRLVLERFSPGVCNVGAVQVEPGAFNIVPATARIAFEFRHGDPATLDAMEESLLVLAQQAADDHGLSLEITSAGGAEPALMDSRLVETVERAADGAGLSHQRLMSFAGHDAQMLARVTPSVMFFVPCREGISHNPAEYCSPEDCVNAARVMLNSVLLTAELFSKSSD, from the coding sequence ATGAACATCAACGCTGAACGTCTGTTGGCCGCGATGGACGAACAGGCGGCGATCGGCCGCACCGAGGACGGCGGCTTGAGCCGCATGTCACTGTCGGACGCCGACCTCGAGGTGCGCGAATGGTTCGCTGAGCGCGCGCGCGCCGGCGGCCTGACAGTGCGCACCGATGGCGCGGGCAACCAACGCGCAGCATTCGCCAGCCCTCGCCCCGACGCGCCGACCTTGCTGATCGGGTCGCATCTCGATTCGGTACCGAACGGCGGCCGGTTCGATGGCGCGCTTGGTGTTGTGGCTGGCCTTGAGGTTGCGCTGACGCTGGCTGACGCCCGCGCGGATCTGCCGTTTCATGTCGAAGTCGTCAACTTTACCGACGAGGAAGGCACACGGCTCGGTCTTTTGGGCAGCACCGCGATGTGCGGCATATTGACCGGCGAGACGTTGGACAGTGTGCGGCTTGGGTGCGCCGAACTGGACGCTGCGCTCGAGCGTGTCGGAGGCTCGTGCGACACGGCGCTGTCAGCGCAGCGCGACTTCTCCGACGTCGTGGGATACTTCGAGGTGCATATCGAGCAAGGCACGCGCCTCGAACGCGCAGGTGTCGATGTCGGCGTCGTCACGGCGATTGTCGGGATTCGGTCGTACTGGCTCACTTTCGGCGGTCAAGCGGCGCACGCCGGCACCCGGCCGATACCCGATCGGCGCGATGCGTTCATGGGTGCAGCGCAGTTTGGCCTAGAGGCGCGCCGGCTTGTGCTCGAACGCTTTTCGCCAGGGGTATGCAACGTCGGCGCCGTGCAGGTCGAGCCGGGCGCGTTCAACATCGTTCCCGCCACGGCGCGTATCGCGTTCGAGTTTCGCCACGGCGATCCCGCCACGCTCGACGCGATGGAAGAATCGCTGCTTGTGCTGGCGCAGCAGGCGGCTGACGACCACGGCCTGTCTCTGGAGATCACATCTGCTGGAGGCGCCGAACCCGCCCTGATGGACTCGCGCTTGGTCGAGACGGTCGAACGTGCAGCGGACGGCGCGGGGTTGAGCCATCAGCGCCTGATGAGCTTTGCCGGCCACGATGCACAGATGCTGGCCCGTGTCACGCCCAGCGTGATGTTCTTCGTGCCGTGCAGGGAGGGCATCAGCCACAATCCGGCAGAGTACTGTTCGC